One genomic region from Conexibacter woesei DSM 14684 encodes:
- a CDS encoding ABC transporter ATP-binding protein has product MDSDGDAGGAVRLLEVTKRHGRGSAAVTALDDLTVDFAAGSFTAIMGPSGSGKSTLLQCAAGLDLPDTGDVRLDGVELTRLGEAGRARLRRERVGFVFQAFNLLPALTAEQNVALPLRLAGRRVPRAALRGALAAVGLEDRARHRPSELSGGQQQRVAIARALLHRPAVLFADEPTGALDTTSARRMLGTLRGLTDRDGQTVVMVTHDPIAAAHADRVLFLADGRIVGAMERPTAEGVAARMTQLEQAA; this is encoded by the coding sequence ATGGATTCAGACGGCGATGCGGGCGGCGCGGTGCGGCTGCTCGAAGTGACCAAGCGCCACGGCCGCGGCAGCGCGGCGGTCACCGCGCTCGACGACCTGACGGTCGACTTCGCGGCCGGCAGCTTCACCGCGATCATGGGCCCGTCGGGCTCCGGCAAGTCGACGCTGCTGCAGTGCGCGGCAGGGCTCGACCTGCCGGACACGGGTGACGTGCGGCTCGACGGCGTCGAGCTGACGCGACTCGGCGAGGCCGGGCGGGCGCGCCTGCGGCGCGAGCGCGTCGGCTTCGTCTTCCAGGCGTTCAACCTGCTGCCGGCGCTGACGGCCGAGCAGAACGTCGCGCTGCCGCTGCGGCTCGCGGGGCGGCGCGTCCCACGCGCGGCGCTGCGCGGCGCGCTCGCCGCCGTCGGCCTGGAGGACCGCGCCCGCCACCGCCCGAGCGAGCTGTCCGGCGGCCAGCAGCAGCGCGTCGCGATCGCGCGGGCGCTGCTGCACCGGCCAGCCGTGCTGTTCGCCGACGAGCCGACCGGCGCGCTCGACACGACCAGCGCGCGCCGCATGCTCGGCACGCTGCGCGGCCTCACGGACCGCGACGGCCAGACGGTCGTGATGGTCACGCACGACCCGATCGCGGCCGCCCATGCCGACCGCGTCCTGTTCCTCGCCGACGGACGGATCGTCGGCGCGATGGAGCGGCCGACCGCCGAGGGTGTCGCGGCGCGGATGACGCAGCTGGAGCAGGCGGCGTGA